In a genomic window of Tissierella sp. Yu-01:
- a CDS encoding N-acetylmuramoyl-L-alanine amidase, whose translation MEKRLYYIVTFVIIIVILFFLPSKAILNVMNNIIIKPLNNKIIVLDPGHGGIDGGTSFGDILEKDINLKIGLKLKEELTKRGATVIMTREVDDSLDDHVANGGSRHREDLNARVKVVNENNTDIFISIHVNHTKNEKKIGPIVFYDEESKESQELALIMQENLNKLSAYDKLEIKTKHGVTTGNFYTLRNITSPGVIVEMGFISNEFDRELLLQDKHQNEMIDLIARSVISYFNKNIEDGPFHLFLK comes from the coding sequence ATGGAGAAGAGATTATACTACATAGTTACTTTTGTGATTATAATTGTTATATTATTTTTCTTACCATCCAAGGCTATCTTAAATGTAATGAATAACATAATAATAAAACCTTTGAATAATAAAATCATAGTATTAGACCCAGGACATGGAGGAATTGATGGAGGTACATCATTTGGTGACATACTTGAAAAAGATATCAACCTAAAAATAGGATTGAAACTAAAAGAGGAATTGACTAAGAGGGGTGCTACTGTAATAATGACTCGCGAGGTTGACGATTCGCTAGATGATCATGTGGCTAATGGAGGAAGTCGTCATCGTGAAGATTTAAATGCTAGGGTAAAAGTAGTAAATGAAAATAATACTGATATCTTTATAAGTATTCATGTAAATCATACAAAAAATGAAAAAAAGATAGGTCCTATTGTTTTCTATGATGAAGAGAGTAAAGAAAGTCAAGAGCTAGCACTTATAATGCAGGAAAACCTAAATAAACTTTCTGCTTATGATAAGTTGGAGATAAAAACAAAGCATGGTGTAACTACCGGAAATTTCTATACATTACGAAATATTACGTCACCAGGTGTTATTGTTGAGATGGGGTTTATTTCAAATGAATTTGATAGAGAGTTGTTGCTACAGGATAAGCATCAAAATGAAATGATAGATCTAATTGCAAGAAGTGTAATATCATATTTTAATAAAAACATTGAAGATGGTCCGTTTCATCTATTTTTAAAATGA
- a CDS encoding GNAT family protein: protein MAWIIGDRIILRDYRKEDLPHMRKWVNDNEITQYLSNIFLYPHTLNQTESFLNDILEGKNSYKGFVIAHKDTEEYIGQIDLIKLDWVNRVATMGIVIGAREHLSKGYGKEAIKMLQDFVFNTLNLNKLDLEVIATNERAIRCYKKCGFIEEGRLREVRYINGKYTDKMIMGILKSEYVATT from the coding sequence ATGGCATGGATAATTGGAGATAGAATTATCTTAAGAGATTATAGAAAAGAAGATTTACCTCATATGAGAAAGTGGGTTAACGATAATGAAATAACTCAATACCTAAGTAATATATTTTTATATCCTCATACATTAAATCAAACAGAAAGCTTTTTAAATGATATTTTAGAAGGGAAAAATAGCTATAAAGGATTTGTAATTGCACATAAAGATACAGAAGAATATATAGGACAAATAGACTTGATAAAACTAGACTGGGTAAATAGAGTTGCCACTATGGGAATCGTTATAGGAGCTAGAGAACATTTGAGCAAAGGTTATGGAAAAGAGGCTATTAAAATGCTGCAAGATTTCGTTTTTAATACTTTGAATCTTAATAAATTAGATTTAGAAGTAATAGCTACAAATGAACGTGCTATAAGATGCTATAAAAAATGTGGATTTATAGAGGAAGGAAGACTCCGAGAAGTTCGCTACATTAATGGGAAATATACTGATAAAATGATAATGGGAATACTAAAAAGCGAATATGTGGCAACAACTTGA
- a CDS encoding LapA family protein translates to MKLKVNMEFKFIVSLIFAILVAIFAIQNAGYVEVRFFFGHFTISQAVVILISAVVGALIVLLLGLIKQIRQNLKMKQLSKEIELLKIEKNQLRSKLDELNLVNKVKDDIVEEIIEDEIKDNVIQGDKIVE, encoded by the coding sequence ATGAAGTTAAAAGTCAATATGGAGTTTAAATTTATTGTTTCTTTAATATTTGCTATTTTAGTTGCAATATTTGCTATTCAAAATGCTGGCTATGTAGAAGTTAGATTTTTCTTTGGACATTTTACTATTTCACAAGCTGTAGTTATATTAATATCGGCTGTTGTAGGTGCATTAATTGTACTTTTATTAGGACTTATAAAACAAATAAGACAAAATTTAAAAATGAAGCAATTATCTAAAGAAATCGAACTCCTTAAGATCGAGAAAAACCAGCTTCGATCCAAATTAGATGAGTTGAATTTAGTCAATAAAGTAAAAGATGACATAGTAGAAGAAATTATAGAAGATGAAATTAAAGATAATGTAATACAAGGAGATAAAATAGTAGAATAG
- a CDS encoding DUF4317 domain-containing protein, which translates to MKRKDILELKKRFKKDQCTFTRMCGCFVNSEKNIILQLKETFLNLDEDDYFKYLEIAKKVLSGIVGNNILELTFPTTGEGMSNEQLSLFQLKKSKLKDDDILNNLYKSIIDNFDYPENYLILIFHDVYDVITKTSDNLKLDESEEVYEYVLCAICPVTLSAPGLSYFEDENKIKSRLRDWIVEAPVNGFVYPAFIDRSPDVNSIMYYTKNAKDIHPELMENTLGCASKETSTIQKEKFKSIVKDSIGADEDEANELYMEIQDNLNAIIEEHKSLYEDEDSDPIKLTKTDLQNVLLESGITEENAARIERFYEESFNEDIPLVESLLDGKILKANEQRKKEKALEKQVEFLKVKLEQVDTMANIDGDYDIVLQVKPEKVNEIKSQIIDGQEYLVIPVNENEKATINELKTNI; encoded by the coding sequence ATGAAAAGAAAAGACATACTTGAATTGAAAAAGCGTTTTAAAAAAGATCAATGTACCTTTACAAGAATGTGTGGTTGTTTTGTGAATTCAGAAAAAAATATAATACTACAATTAAAGGAGACATTCTTAAATTTAGATGAGGATGATTACTTTAAATACTTAGAAATCGCTAAAAAGGTCCTATCAGGAATAGTTGGGAACAACATATTGGAGCTTACCTTTCCAACTACTGGAGAAGGTATGAGTAATGAACAGCTATCTCTTTTCCAACTAAAGAAAAGTAAATTGAAAGACGACGACATACTTAATAACTTGTATAAATCAATTATAGATAATTTTGATTATCCTGAAAATTATTTGATACTTATTTTTCACGACGTATATGATGTAATCACTAAAACATCAGATAATCTAAAATTAGATGAATCGGAAGAAGTTTATGAGTACGTACTATGTGCAATCTGTCCAGTTACACTTTCAGCTCCAGGACTTAGTTATTTTGAAGACGAAAATAAGATAAAATCTCGTCTACGAGATTGGATAGTTGAAGCACCAGTAAATGGATTTGTATATCCTGCTTTTATAGATCGTAGCCCAGATGTTAATTCCATCATGTACTATACTAAGAATGCAAAAGACATTCATCCTGAACTAATGGAAAACACATTAGGCTGTGCTTCTAAGGAAACTTCTACTATACAAAAGGAAAAGTTCAAATCCATTGTTAAAGACTCTATAGGCGCTGATGAGGATGAAGCCAATGAGCTATATATGGAAATCCAAGATAATCTAAATGCCATTATTGAGGAACATAAATCTTTATATGAAGATGAGGATAGTGATCCTATAAAATTAACAAAGACTGATTTACAAAATGTCCTACTGGAAAGTGGCATTACAGAAGAAAATGCTGCTAGAATTGAAAGGTTTTACGAAGAGAGCTTTAATGAGGATATCCCATTAGTAGAAAGTCTACTTGATGGAAAGATTCTTAAAGCAAATGAGCAAAGAAAAAAGGAAAAAGCCCTTGAAAAACAAGTAGAATTCCTTAAAGTTAAGCTCGAACAAGTTGATACTATGGCCAATATAGATGGAGACTATGATATCGTCTTACAGGTAAAACCTGAAAAAGTAAATGAAATTAAATCTCAGATAATTGATGGACAAGAATACCTAGTAATTCCAGTTAATGAAAATGAAAAGGCTACAATTAATGAATTAAAAACCAATATATAA
- a CDS encoding MFS transporter, whose protein sequence is MRLNIYSLVFLLNSYISGILIPILSLLLMEKGLSLSTLSITMGIYSLIVIVFELPSGIMSDVIGRKRTFCISLIASILSSLFILFGNHTSLVVIGIVFYGLSRAISSGSFDALFIDSYIENFGCERLNNITTRLSVLDSLGLSAGALSGGFLPVYSSQLLPSLGVYDLNLIIKIILSLIVFILVMTLVSESNNTQPKEDKTSLKEHIITSFSFVKNNKAVICIFISVLSTGYFLSSFETYWQPHFLSLIPYNDLSFLLGIMAFLYLGVVMIGSIISNKIINNYNPKKMYLLLRLILAIFIILTALQRNIILFSLCYICMYFIFGMANIPEGVILNSETPNRIRASILSVSSLTAQTGMLFGSIINSIGINIVKIPVIWGISAILIIISVLLTTKLFLSDHETHLTN, encoded by the coding sequence ATGAGATTGAACATATATTCCTTAGTATTTTTATTGAATTCTTATATTTCAGGAATACTTATACCAATATTAAGTTTATTGTTAATGGAAAAGGGATTATCATTAAGCACGTTATCAATTACCATGGGCATATACTCTCTTATAGTAATTGTATTTGAATTGCCATCTGGAATAATGTCAGATGTAATTGGACGAAAAAGGACATTTTGTATATCATTAATAGCATCTATATTGAGTTCACTTTTTATTTTATTTGGTAATCATACATCTTTAGTAGTCATAGGTATAGTATTTTATGGCTTGAGTAGAGCTATATCATCCGGTTCTTTTGACGCTCTCTTTATTGATTCATATATAGAAAACTTTGGATGTGAAAGATTAAATAATATAACTACACGTTTAAGCGTGTTGGACTCTTTAGGTCTATCGGCAGGTGCTTTGTCTGGTGGCTTTTTACCAGTGTATTCATCTCAATTATTACCTAGTTTAGGGGTGTATGATCTTAACTTGATTATCAAAATAATTCTATCTTTAATTGTATTTATACTAGTTATGACTTTAGTTTCAGAATCAAATAATACTCAACCTAAAGAAGATAAGACATCACTTAAAGAACATATAATTACAAGTTTCTCATTTGTTAAAAATAACAAAGCAGTTATTTGTATCTTTATTTCAGTTTTGTCTACTGGCTATTTCCTTAGTTCCTTCGAAACATATTGGCAGCCTCATTTTTTATCTTTGATTCCCTATAATGATTTATCTTTTCTTTTAGGTATAATGGCGTTTTTATACTTAGGTGTAGTAATGATTGGTAGTATTATTTCAAATAAAATAATAAATAATTATAATCCTAAAAAGATGTATTTATTATTGCGTTTAATATTAGCTATTTTTATAATATTGACTGCATTGCAAAGGAACATTATTTTATTTAGCTTATGTTATATTTGCATGTATTTTATATTTGGAATGGCAAATATTCCTGAGGGCGTAATTTTAAATTCGGAAACTCCCAATAGAATAAGAGCTTCCATATTATCTGTAAGCTCTTTAACTGCTCAAACTGGGATGCTATTTGGTTCCATAATAAATAGTATAGGGATAAATATTGTTAAAATTCCTGTAATATGGGGTATTTCAGCTATTTTAATTATTATTTCAGTTCTATTAACCACGAAACTTTTCCTTTCTGATCATGAGACACACTTAACTAACTAA
- the ald gene encoding alanine dehydrogenase, which translates to MIIGVPKEIQNNENRVGMTPAGVYTLAQRGHKVMIQTNAGVGSGFPDEEYINVGAIIIKTPDEVYKSADMIVKVKEPHNHEVDMMKEGQILLTYLHLAAEPELTKKLMDKKIIGIAYETVQLEDGSLPLLTPMSEVAGRIAVIVGGNFLSKAQGGKGVLISGVPGVKPAKVTILGAGTVGINAAKIAVGLGADVTILNKSPGKLKYIEDIYGSRIKTLILNELTLADAVKDADLFIGGILIPGGRAPKLVKEYMVKSMKPGSVIVDVAIDQGGCVETITHATTHEDPTYEKYGVIHYSVPNIPGAYAKTSTYALTNVTLPYVVRLADDGLKESLKNDESLRKGVNVMNGKCTCESLAKSLNMEYTDLSSLI; encoded by the coding sequence ATGATAATAGGCGTACCAAAAGAAATTCAAAACAACGAAAACAGAGTAGGTATGACTCCAGCGGGAGTGTATACACTGGCACAAAGAGGCCACAAAGTAATGATCCAGACCAATGCAGGAGTCGGTAGCGGCTTTCCTGATGAAGAATATATCAATGTCGGAGCAATAATTATTAAAACTCCTGATGAAGTTTATAAATCAGCTGATATGATTGTAAAGGTTAAAGAACCTCATAATCACGAAGTCGATATGATGAAGGAAGGTCAGATTTTGCTTACTTATCTTCACCTTGCAGCAGAGCCTGAACTTACAAAAAAGTTGATGGATAAAAAAATAATTGGAATTGCTTATGAAACTGTCCAGCTAGAGGATGGATCTCTCCCTCTTCTGACTCCTATGAGTGAAGTTGCAGGGAGAATAGCTGTTATTGTTGGAGGCAATTTTCTTTCCAAAGCACAGGGTGGTAAAGGAGTTCTTATTTCAGGAGTACCTGGAGTAAAACCTGCTAAGGTAACGATCCTAGGAGCTGGAACCGTTGGAATAAATGCTGCAAAAATTGCTGTTGGACTTGGTGCAGATGTTACCATATTGAACAAGAGTCCAGGCAAATTAAAATATATTGAGGATATATATGGTTCAAGAATAAAGACTTTAATCCTAAATGAGCTGACTCTTGCTGATGCAGTAAAAGATGCTGATCTTTTTATTGGGGGGATTCTTATTCCAGGAGGTAGAGCTCCAAAATTAGTTAAGGAGTATATGGTTAAGAGTATGAAACCAGGCTCAGTTATTGTGGATGTGGCAATAGACCAAGGGGGATGTGTTGAAACAATAACTCACGCTACAACCCATGAAGATCCTACATATGAAAAGTACGGAGTAATTCATTATAGTGTGCCAAATATTCCTGGTGCATATGCGAAAACTTCCACTTATGCTCTAACAAACGTAACACTTCCATATGTAGTAAGATTAGCCGATGATGGATTAAAGGAATCCCTAAAAAATGATGAGAGTTTAAGAAAAGGTGTAAATGTTATGAATGGAAAGTGCACCTGTGAAAGCTTAGCAAAGTCTTTAAATATGGAATACACTGACCTTAGCTCATTAATTTAG
- a CDS encoding sigma-70 family RNA polymerase sigma factor: MIDDKKLYKDFLNGSIEAFETLVIEYKDNLIYFISRYTGGDLSTAEDIAQDVFAYVYVYKEKYDFNYSFKTYIFTLGKNKAIDFMRKHSRLSFNSYDEELEKSSDYKTIEDKIVDDEEKKLVFDSYKKLKPEYQRALYLYVFEELSYKEISRVMGKSLPQIKILIHRARNFMRTFNGRGGQEYEE, from the coding sequence ATGATTGATGATAAAAAGCTTTATAAAGATTTCTTAAATGGTAGTATAGAAGCCTTTGAAACTCTTGTTATAGAGTATAAGGATAATTTAATTTACTTTATATCAAGGTATACTGGTGGAGATTTATCTACAGCAGAAGATATTGCTCAAGATGTATTTGCCTATGTATATGTTTATAAGGAAAAGTATGATTTTAATTATTCCTTTAAGACATATATTTTTACCCTAGGCAAAAACAAAGCTATTGATTTTATGAGAAAACATTCAAGATTAAGCTTTAATTCATATGATGAAGAACTTGAGAAGAGTAGTGATTACAAAACTATCGAAGATAAAATAGTTGATGATGAAGAGAAGAAGCTTGTCTTTGATAGTTATAAAAAGCTAAAGCCTGAATATCAGAGAGCGCTATATCTTTATGTATTTGAAGAACTATCCTATAAGGAGATTTCAAGGGTTATGGGCAAGTCCCTGCCACAAATTAAGATACTCATCCATAGAGCTAGAAACTTTATGAGGACCTTTAATGGAAGAGGAGGCCAAGAATATGAAGAATAA
- a CDS encoding nitrous oxide-stimulated promoter family protein, with translation MTRIDKEKEIVYIMIRLYCYKKHGENYNLCKECSGLLKYCHERLFNCKLGEKKSSCRACTIRCYREDMRTKIREVMRYSGPRLLIYRPLEVIKHLVS, from the coding sequence ATGACTAGAATAGATAAGGAAAAAGAAATAGTCTATATAATGATAAGGCTATACTGTTACAAGAAACATGGGGAGAATTATAATCTATGTAAAGAATGCAGTGGACTTTTGAAATATTGCCATGAAAGACTCTTCAACTGTAAATTAGGAGAGAAGAAAAGCTCCTGTAGAGCATGTACTATACGTTGCTATAGAGAGGACATGAGGACTAAAATAAGAGAAGTAATGAGGTATTCAGGACCTAGGTTATTAATATATAGACCGTTGGAAGTTATAAAACATTTAGTTAGTTAA
- a CDS encoding bifunctional diguanylate cyclase/phosphodiesterase, with product MIKSNNRKANIKIYIIPFIIITLISVIAMITMSNSIKNYFYELKKEEALKIAKSISLDLSHTGVAVDTINILLEDKLINSLKAAGMHIEDYSNEYLIELATAFELDEVYIYSPEGIIEYSNSGKYIGWEAYKGHPVFSFMYGEEDILIEDIRRDSDSNMYYKYGYIKNPDGSFVQIGILAEKVHDLLEPVRLQQHLEEMIADGAIVRLSALNSDYIITASTSKDNIGLQMKDEVIISDINNGKIHDRINTINGVELYEIFVPLEYEADNIIAFEIQYSLNEMFPVIRQNTLIGVAGLMIVYISLIFTIFATYKRNTKLVELAYYDNLTGLPNSKYLKQVLGEDMIRNKDSKAILMIKCDNLNLINLTFGYEYGDMALKELGNRIRTLENKDIQLFRFTEEKILLYIKYYEEKEDLLDVIEKVRDLVEQPFIINGINEHMDVKIGVAEYSETENSLDQLLKNSTIALKYIDSSVTNNYSFFDEDMESNIQREEMIERELRDAISSSDTSKIYLVYQPIMDSRTNRIDGFEALARMNSDQFGSISPTEFIDIAERNQLIIPLSNFILRVTCTFISNLLKMGFNNIRVAVNISIIHLLQDNFVSTVFNIIEETGINGRSLELELTETIMMDNFQIVNEKLRELRANGIHISLDDFGTGYSSFDRLSELNVDNLKIDQYFINNINGINKDSLITKDIISIAHRLGLKTVAEGVELQAQKDYLLEYKCDRLQGYLFSKPVPEEEATMLLKNNGRNEDYNE from the coding sequence ATGATTAAAAGCAATAATAGAAAAGCCAATATTAAAATTTACATAATACCCTTTATTATAATAACCTTGATATCTGTTATTGCTATGATTACAATGAGCAACAGTATTAAGAATTATTTCTATGAACTAAAGAAAGAGGAAGCGTTAAAAATAGCAAAAAGTATTTCACTTGATTTGTCCCATACTGGAGTGGCAGTTGACACTATTAATATTCTATTAGAGGACAAGCTTATAAATTCCCTTAAAGCAGCTGGAATGCATATAGAAGATTATAGTAATGAATACCTTATTGAATTAGCTACTGCCTTTGAACTCGATGAAGTATACATATATAGTCCTGAAGGAATAATTGAATATTCAAATTCAGGGAAATATATAGGTTGGGAGGCATATAAGGGCCATCCCGTATTTAGTTTTATGTATGGCGAAGAAGATATTCTAATCGAGGATATTAGACGGGATTCAGATAGCAATATGTATTATAAATATGGATATATTAAGAATCCAGATGGGTCCTTTGTTCAGATTGGAATCTTGGCAGAGAAGGTTCATGACCTACTAGAACCAGTTAGATTGCAACAACACTTGGAGGAGATGATTGCGGATGGTGCCATAGTGCGATTATCTGCCTTAAACAGTGATTATATAATCACTGCAAGTACAAGTAAGGATAACATTGGTTTACAGATGAAGGACGAGGTAATAATTTCTGATATTAATAATGGAAAAATTCATGATCGCATAAATACCATTAATGGTGTAGAATTATATGAGATATTTGTACCTCTTGAATATGAAGCAGATAACATAATTGCATTTGAAATTCAATATTCATTAAATGAGATGTTCCCAGTGATTAGACAAAACACATTAATTGGTGTAGCTGGGCTAATGATAGTATATATCTCATTAATTTTTACAATTTTTGCAACTTATAAAAGAAATACAAAACTAGTAGAGCTTGCCTATTATGACAATTTAACAGGTCTCCCGAATTCAAAATATCTTAAACAAGTATTAGGTGAAGATATGATTAGAAACAAGGATAGTAAGGCAATATTAATGATTAAATGTGATAATCTAAACCTTATAAATTTAACCTTTGGATATGAATACGGAGATATGGCACTAAAGGAGCTAGGAAATCGAATTAGGACCCTAGAGAATAAAGACATCCAGTTATTTAGATTTACAGAAGAAAAAATTTTATTGTATATAAAATATTATGAAGAAAAGGAGGATTTGTTGGATGTTATTGAAAAGGTTAGGGATTTAGTTGAGCAGCCATTTATAATAAATGGTATCAATGAACATATGGATGTCAAAATTGGTGTTGCAGAATACAGCGAAACTGAAAACTCCTTGGATCAGCTACTAAAGAATTCTACAATAGCTCTAAAATATATCGATTCTTCTGTAACCAACAACTACAGTTTTTTTGATGAGGATATGGAATCTAATATTCAACGAGAAGAAATGATAGAGAGAGAATTAAGAGATGCAATTAGTTCCAGTGATACATCAAAGATATATCTAGTTTATCAGCCAATAATGGATTCTAGAACCAATAGAATAGATGGATTTGAAGCCTTGGCTAGGATGAATTCAGACCAATTTGGATCTATTTCTCCTACAGAATTTATTGATATTGCGGAGAGAAACCAACTTATTATTCCCCTTAGTAATTTTATCTTAAGAGTAACGTGTACATTTATTTCTAATTTATTAAAAATGGGATTTAATAATATACGCGTTGCTGTAAATATTTCAATCATTCATTTATTGCAAGATAATTTTGTGAGTACCGTATTTAATATAATCGAGGAAACAGGTATAAATGGACGAAGTCTTGAGTTGGAGCTTACAGAAACAATTATGATGGACAACTTTCAAATTGTAAACGAAAAACTTAGGGAATTAAGAGCAAATGGAATTCATATATCCCTTGATGATTTTGGAACAGGATATTCCTCATTTGATAGACTAAGTGAGTTAAATGTGGATAATTTAAAAATCGATCAATATTTTATCAACAATATTAATGGAATCAATAAAGATTCTCTAATAACTAAGGATATAATATCCATTGCTCACAGGCTTGGGCTAAAAACAGTGGCTGAAGGAGTGGAACTTCAAGCTCAGAAGGATTATTTACTAGAATATAAATGTGATAGATTACAAGGATATTTATTTAGCAAACCAGTTCCCGAGGAAGAAGCAACTATGCTTTTGAAGAACAATGGACGAAATGAGGATTATAATGAATAA
- a CDS encoding helix-turn-helix domain-containing protein encodes MENKIILSNEEELKVLMSPIRQKIIKQMSIEGKPVTSKHIADKLQISPSSAQHHIKQLQNIGVVEFDHSEVINGITAKYLRLSEKNISVGININDDLNLERDVLAKNILFETYNDYQNVINTMRPVITEEFNKGNKVLDFLSGAVHLSQDDANKLFELIDDFVEKHSKAAEDTHPFEFALISYRADFKK; translated from the coding sequence ATGGAAAATAAGATTATACTTTCAAACGAAGAAGAATTAAAAGTGTTAATGTCACCTATAAGACAAAAAATAATTAAACAAATGAGTATAGAAGGAAAACCCGTTACTTCTAAGCATATTGCTGATAAACTACAAATTTCTCCTTCTTCAGCTCAACATCATATTAAACAATTACAGAATATTGGAGTTGTTGAATTTGATCATAGTGAAGTAATAAATGGAATAACTGCTAAGTACCTTAGACTTTCCGAAAAAAACATTAGTGTAGGAATAAATATTAATGATGATCTTAACTTAGAACGTGATGTATTAGCAAAAAATATATTGTTTGAAACATATAATGATTATCAGAATGTTATTAATACCATGAGACCAGTAATTACTGAAGAGTTTAACAAAGGAAACAAGGTACTGGATTTTTTATCAGGAGCTGTTCACTTATCGCAAGATGATGCAAATAAACTATTTGAATTAATAGATGATTTTGTGGAAAAACACTCCAAGGCAGCTGAAGACACTCACCCATTTGAATTCGCATTAATTTCATATAGAGCAGATTTTAAAAAATAA
- a CDS encoding PA2169 family four-helix-bundle protein codes for MDKRNAEIIKSLNELLQGEYMALESFNNFISKVESEKLKQIFKDVQKHHRDNISVLADYIQDLGGQPDENLGFKGKMAEIWLNMKLDYKDSNEVLEKAIEGETQGINAAEKILRGTLDEEARSMTELILDNDRQSINKLKSLLTYV; via the coding sequence GTGGATAAAAGGAACGCAGAAATAATAAAGTCACTTAACGAGCTTTTACAGGGAGAATACATGGCATTAGAAAGCTTTAATAATTTTATATCTAAAGTTGAAAGTGAAAAACTAAAACAAATATTTAAAGATGTTCAGAAACATCACAGGGACAATATATCTGTATTGGCAGATTACATTCAGGACCTTGGAGGTCAACCTGATGAAAACCTTGGATTTAAAGGCAAAATGGCAGAAATATGGCTTAATATGAAATTAGACTACAAGGATTCAAATGAAGTATTAGAAAAAGCAATAGAAGGTGAAACTCAGGGTATCAATGCGGCTGAAAAAATTTTAAGAGGAACTTTAGATGAAGAGGCTAGATCCATGACTGAGCTTATTCTAGATAATGATAGACAATCCATAAATAAACTAAAGAGCTTATTGACGTATGTATAA